Proteins from one Nitratidesulfovibrio sp. genomic window:
- a CDS encoding manno-octulosonate cytidylyltransferase, with product MTAFPTCYGIIPARYASSRFPGKPLADIAGMPMFWHVYQRAARCPEFCKVVLATDDERIAEAAHRLDVPCVMTRPDHESGTDRVYEAACLLGRGEGGADGATLSDDAVVVNIQGDEPALDPRMLSQLVAPFAAGTSGPGGPSGPNGADGARVRVTTLAMTIDAADAASPDRVKVVTAANGDALYFSRAAIPFARDDGAHGDCPGPAYLGHVGLYAFRLEALRAFTQLAPSSLERREKLEQLRLLENGIPIRVVTTTYRTHGVDRPEDIGIIINLLGENEG from the coding sequence ATGACGGCATTCCCCACCTGCTACGGCATCATTCCCGCACGCTACGCCTCGTCCCGTTTTCCCGGCAAGCCGCTGGCCGATATCGCGGGCATGCCCATGTTCTGGCATGTGTACCAGCGCGCGGCCCGCTGCCCGGAATTCTGCAAGGTGGTGCTGGCCACGGACGACGAGCGCATCGCGGAAGCGGCGCACCGGCTGGACGTGCCTTGCGTCATGACCCGGCCCGACCATGAAAGCGGTACCGACCGGGTGTACGAGGCGGCCTGCCTGCTGGGCCGTGGCGAAGGGGGGGCCGATGGCGCGACATTATCCGATGACGCGGTGGTGGTGAACATCCAGGGCGACGAACCCGCGCTGGATCCGCGCATGCTCAGCCAGCTGGTGGCCCCGTTTGCCGCCGGGACGAGCGGGCCGGGCGGGCCGAGCGGGCCGAACGGGGCAGACGGCGCGCGGGTGCGCGTGACAACCCTGGCCATGACCATCGACGCGGCGGATGCCGCCAGCCCCGACCGGGTCAAGGTGGTCACGGCGGCCAACGGCGACGCACTGTACTTTTCGCGCGCGGCCATCCCCTTCGCACGGGACGACGGCGCGCACGGGGACTGCCCCGGCCCGGCCTACCTCGGCCATGTCGGGCTGTACGCCTTCCGGCTGGAGGCGCTGCGCGCCTTCACGCAACTGGCGCCCTCTTCCCTTGAACGGCGCGAGAAACTGGAGCAGCTGCGACTGCTCGAAAACGGCATTCCCATCCGGGTCGTGACCACCACCTACCGTACCCACGGGGTGGACCGGCCCGAAGACATCGGCATCATCATCAACCTGCTTGGGGAGAACGAAGGATGA
- a CDS encoding tetratricopeptide repeat protein: protein MSNDLTKARQLLTQVRTLLRQGKVMPAAQSFHEALVLVLKNPLMKAEREEFERMLADASSYLDNDPELRKVFPLKIDYKPGAERQVLDTVRELVKAVNEAAVNEAQEHIKALEARKLAELDRGQKLLDDKDYDAANGVFRQLVVEFSDDPALKGDIGERFLKAGRYEEAFDYLAQALDQSPESVHLYNRIGMALRKMGKFDVAEKYYFKAAQYTGRDPNLFFNIGRLYVDWRKWDKVAKAASAALQLKPDFDEARKMLEFATRQMGK, encoded by the coding sequence ATGTCCAACGATCTCACCAAGGCACGACAACTGCTTACCCAGGTGCGCACCCTGCTGCGCCAGGGCAAGGTCATGCCTGCCGCGCAGTCCTTTCATGAAGCGCTGGTGCTGGTGCTGAAAAACCCGCTGATGAAGGCCGAGCGCGAAGAATTCGAGCGCATGCTGGCCGATGCGTCCTCCTATCTCGACAACGACCCGGAACTGCGCAAGGTCTTTCCGCTCAAGATCGACTACAAGCCAGGTGCCGAACGCCAGGTGCTGGACACCGTGCGCGAGCTGGTCAAGGCGGTGAACGAAGCCGCCGTGAACGAGGCGCAGGAGCACATCAAGGCCCTGGAGGCCCGCAAGCTGGCCGAACTGGACCGCGGCCAGAAGCTGCTGGACGACAAGGACTACGATGCGGCCAACGGCGTGTTCCGACAACTGGTGGTGGAATTCAGCGACGATCCGGCGCTGAAGGGCGACATCGGCGAAAGGTTCCTGAAGGCGGGCCGGTACGAGGAAGCCTTCGACTATCTGGCCCAGGCCCTGGACCAAAGCCCGGAATCCGTCCACCTGTACAACCGCATCGGCATGGCCCTGCGCAAGATGGGCAAGTTCGACGTGGCGGAAAAGTACTATTTCAAGGCCGCCCAGTACACCGGGCGCGACCCCAACCTGTTCTTCAACATCGGCCGCCTGTACGTGGACTGGCGCAAGTGGGACAAGGTGGCCAAGGCCGCCTCGGCCGCGCTGCAACTGAAGCCGGACTTCGACGAGGCGCGCAAGATGCTGGAATTCGCCACCCGCCAAATGGGCAAGTAG
- the carA gene encoding glutamine-hydrolyzing carbamoyl-phosphate synthase small subunit: MRAFLALEDGFVLEGRSFTGRGESGGEVIFNTGMTGYQEVLTDPSYAGQMVCMTYPLIGNYGVTAEDMESGKVHVEAFIVKECCKTPSNWRAKMSLPDYLAQHGVMGIEGIDTRALTRHLRINGAMRGIISTETDDREELVRRARALPTMEGQNLVTKVAPAVPYRWDGTRPQQVELAADGAYAWPGPGPRLVVYDYGIKWNILRLLTDQGFDLLVVPPSFTAVQVAASGAEAVFLSNGPGDPATLADEVREIRVMTERMPVAGICLGHQLLGHALGGTTHKLKFGHHGCNHPVKDLVTGHIEISSQNHGFCVDIESVPDVEITHVNLNDGTLEGFAHKTRPILAVQHHPEASPGPTDSRYFFARFRNMVREAVGR; this comes from the coding sequence ATGAGAGCTTTCCTGGCCCTGGAAGACGGCTTCGTACTTGAGGGTCGCTCGTTCACCGGTCGCGGTGAATCGGGCGGCGAGGTCATCTTCAATACCGGGATGACGGGCTACCAGGAGGTCCTGACGGACCCCTCGTACGCCGGGCAGATGGTCTGCATGACCTACCCTCTCATCGGCAACTACGGCGTGACGGCCGAGGACATGGAATCCGGCAAGGTCCATGTGGAAGCCTTCATCGTCAAGGAATGTTGCAAGACGCCCTCCAACTGGCGGGCCAAAATGTCGCTGCCCGACTATCTGGCGCAGCACGGGGTCATGGGCATCGAGGGCATCGACACCCGCGCCCTGACCCGCCACCTGCGCATCAACGGCGCCATGCGCGGCATCATCTCCACCGAGACGGACGACCGCGAGGAACTGGTGCGCCGCGCGCGCGCCCTGCCCACCATGGAAGGCCAGAACCTGGTCACCAAGGTGGCGCCCGCCGTGCCCTACCGCTGGGACGGCACCCGCCCGCAGCAGGTGGAACTGGCCGCCGACGGCGCCTATGCCTGGCCCGGCCCCGGCCCGCGCCTGGTGGTGTACGACTACGGCATCAAGTGGAACATCCTGCGCCTGCTCACCGACCAGGGCTTCGACCTGCTGGTGGTGCCGCCGTCGTTCACGGCGGTGCAGGTGGCGGCCAGCGGTGCCGAGGCGGTGTTCCTGTCCAACGGCCCCGGCGACCCGGCCACCCTTGCCGATGAAGTGCGCGAAATCCGCGTGATGACCGAACGCATGCCGGTGGCGGGCATCTGCCTTGGCCACCAGTTGCTGGGCCACGCCCTTGGCGGCACCACCCACAAGCTGAAGTTCGGCCACCACGGGTGCAACCACCCGGTCAAGGACCTGGTGACCGGGCACATCGAAATCTCTTCGCAAAATCACGGGTTCTGCGTGGACATAGAGAGCGTACCCGACGTAGAAATAACCCATGTGAACCTGAACGACGGCACGCTGGAAGGGTTCGCCCACAAGACCAGGCCCATCCTGGCCGTGCAGCACCACCCCGAGGCAAGCCCCGGCCCCACCGACAGCCGGTACTTCTTTGCCCGCTTCAGGAATATGGTGCGAGAGGCCGTGGGCCGTTAG